The Anguilla anguilla isolate fAngAng1 chromosome 19, fAngAng1.pri, whole genome shotgun sequence genome has a segment encoding these proteins:
- the tmem243a gene encoding transmembrane protein 243: MDDFATRTYGTSGLDNRPLFGETSARDRIINLVVGGLTALLVVVTVICSFVFPTLPPKPLNIFFAICIVLICAAVMVLIFWYRQGDLEPKFRNLIYYVLFSIAMLCICANLYFHDVGR, translated from the exons ATGGACGACTTCGCGACCCGGACGTACGGGACCAGCGGCCTGGACAACAGGCCGCTGTTCGGAGAGACGTCCGCCAGG GATCGAATCATCAACCTTGTAGTTGGTGGGCTAACAGCTTTACTAGTTGTA GTAACggttatttgttcatttgtcttTCCTACATTACCTCCGAAACCTTTAAATATCTTCTTCGCCATCTGTATCGTCTTGATTTGTGCCGCAGTTATGGTACTA ATATTCTGGTATCGTCAAGGAGATTTGGAGCCAAAATTCCGTAACCTGATATACTACGTCCTGTTTTCAATTGCCATGCTGTGTATATGTGCCAACCTGTATTTCCATGATGTGGGTAGATAA